A genomic region of Nymphaea colorata isolate Beijing-Zhang1983 chromosome 2, ASM883128v2, whole genome shotgun sequence contains the following coding sequences:
- the LOC116248736 gene encoding protein DETOXIFICATION 16-like, with product MAIASPSVVFVMRSEELLINEAKLQLQLAGPLAVANLLQKCIQLTSIMFVGHLGALPLSGVSIATSVVNVTGFNFLFGMSSALDTLCGQSHGAKQYHMLGADLQTAILVLSIVSIPFSLLLAFTQQILMAAGQDAEISREAGIYCKWLIPSLFSYALLQCETRFLQAQNIVLPTMVSTGFCTLLHLFTCWTLVFRSELGFRGAALAISISYWINALLLAAYIKASPACTKTRTGFSKPDLRSTVNFLRLATPSAAMLCLELWAFEIMILMSGLLPNGELEISVLSITLNASCAVYTIPAGLGQAISARVSNELGAGKQQAARLAVYVMLLMVVIEAAFVAITIILVRSVWGYAYSDDTEVVKYISDMTPLLATSTFLDAIQSVLSGIARGCGWQKFGALVNIGAYYIVGVPAAVFLAFFSRLSGKGLWMGIMFGTFTQLVFFLCFTLSADWEKEAKKIEDKVQVLSFPTECEDPVMNAN from the exons ATGGCGATTGCCTCCCCCTCTGTCGTCTTTGTGATGCGCAGCGAGGAGTTGTTG ATCAACGAGGCCAAACTGCAGTTGCAGTTAGCAGGTCCACTGGCAGTCGCGAACCTTCTTCAGAAATGCATACAGTTGACATCCATCATGTTCGTCGGCCATCTCGGAGCTCTTCCGCTTTCCGGCGTCTCCATAGCAACTTCCGTCGTCAATGTCACTGGCTTCAACTTCTTG TTCGGAATGAGCAGTGCATTGGACACACTGTGCGGACAGTCCCATGGAGCAAAGCAATATCACATGCTTGGTGCAGACCTGCAGACAGCCATTCTCGTCCTCTCCATCGTCAGCATCCCCTTCTCCCTTCTCTTGGCCTTCACACAGCAGATTCTCATGGCGGCCGGGCAAGACGCGGAGATCTCGAGAGAAGCGGGGATTTACTGTAAGTGGCTGATCCCAAGTCTCTTCTCCTATGCCCTCTTGCAGTGCGAAACCAGGTTTTTACAGGCCCAAAACATCGTCTTGCCCACGATGGTGAGCACCGGATTCTGCACGCTGCTGCATCTTTTCACCTGTTGGACTCTGGTTTTCCGATCTGAGCTCGGCTTCAGAG GTGCTGCCCTCGCGATTTCAATCTCTTACTGGATAAATGCACTGTTGTTGGCAGCGTATATCAAAGCCTCTCCCGCATGCACAAAGACAAGGACTGGTTTCTCAAAGCCTGACCTTAGAAGCACCGTGAACTTTCTTAGACTGGCAACACCTTCAGCAGCCATGCTCTG CTTGGAGTTGTGGGCCTTCGAGATCATGATCCTCATGTCTGGACTGCTTCCTAATGGGGAGCTCGAAATATCAGTGCTATCCATCAC CCTGAACGCAAGCTGTGCTGTCTACACCATCCCTGCGGGCCTTGGTCAAGCTATAAG CGCAAGGGTATCGAATGAACTGGGTGCGGGAAAACAGCAAGCCGCGCGCCTAGCCGTGTATGTCATGTTGCTTATGGTGGTGATAGAAGCTGCGTTTGTTGCAATAACCATAATTCTGGTTAGATCAGTCTGGGGATACGCTTACAGCGACGACACAGAAGTCGTCAAATACATATCAGATATGACGCCGCTTCTTGCAACTTCAACTTTCCTGGATGCAATCCAATCGGTGCTTTCAG GTATTGCTAGAGGCTGTGGCTGGCAAAAGTTTGGTGCATTGGTTAATATTGGAGCTTATTACATAGTGGGAGTGCCAGCAGCtgtttttttagcatttttttcccGTCTAAGTGGAAAG GGGCTTTGGATGGGAATAATGTTTGGGACTTTCACACAACTTGTCTTCTTTCTCTGCTTCACACTTTCTGCCGACTGGGAAAAAGAA GCGAAGAAGATAGAAGACAAAGTTCAGGTTCTCAGCTTCCCAACGGAGTGTGAAGATCCTGTGATGAATGccaattga